From a region of the Candidatus Methylomirabilis limnetica genome:
- the rplL gene encoding 50S ribosomal protein L7/L12: MAKVTADDVLDSIEQWSVLDLNKLVKGIEEKFGISAAAMMPAMAVGPGGASAAAAAPTEEKTEFSVILASVGEKKIQVIKEVRAITGLGLKEAKDLVEGAPKAVKEGLSKAEAEAIKAKIEATGATAELK; encoded by the coding sequence ATGGCAAAGGTCACAGCTGATGACGTATTAGACTCGATTGAGCAGTGGAGTGTCTTGGACCTCAACAAGCTGGTGAAAGGGATTGAGGAAAAGTTTGGCATTTCCGCTGCGGCGATGATGCCTGCGATGGCGGTAGGTCCAGGAGGGGCTTCCGCTGCTGCAGCGGCACCAACTGAGGAAAAGACGGAATTCTCGGTCATCCTCGCTTCTGTGGGGGAAAAGAAGATCCAGGTGATCAAGGAGGTGAGGGCAATCACCGGCCTTGGTCTGAAAGAGGCAAAGGACCTGGTCGAGGGCGCTCCTAAGGCGGTAAAGGAAGGACTATCAAAGGCTGAGGCGGAAGCGATCAAAGCGAAGATCGAGGCGACTGGCGCGACCGCAGAACTTAAATAA
- the rplJ gene encoding 50S ribosomal protein L10 codes for MKQTEKATVVDELKTGLAGATVAILADPRGLSVSDLTELRKMLRQQGMALRVVKNTLARLAVTGTELQELKPYLVGPTAIVHGKGDPTAPAKLLASFIKTKSTFQIKAGFAEGRVLVSQEVMALADLPPREVLAARLAGILQSPLRGLVTVLSGPLRSLLMVLEAVRQQKE; via the coding sequence GTGAAGCAGACGGAAAAGGCAACGGTAGTTGATGAACTCAAGACTGGGCTAGCAGGGGCGACTGTAGCCATATTGGCAGATCCTCGGGGGCTCAGTGTAAGCGATTTGACTGAACTGAGAAAAATGCTCCGCCAACAGGGGATGGCTCTCCGGGTCGTTAAGAATACTCTCGCCAGATTGGCCGTCACGGGGACGGAACTCCAGGAGCTAAAGCCTTACCTCGTTGGCCCGACAGCGATTGTCCACGGGAAAGGTGATCCTACCGCGCCTGCTAAGCTCTTAGCCTCTTTCATCAAGACGAAATCGACCTTCCAAATCAAAGCCGGTTTCGCAGAGGGAAGAGTGCTGGTTAGCCAAGAGGTAATGGCGCTTGCTGATCTCCCTCCACGTGAGGTGCTTGCGGCCAGGCTCGCTGGTATTCTGCAATCCCCCCTTCGCGGCCTCGTGACTGTACTTTCTGGGCCGCTTCGTTCGCTCCTGATGGTTCTGGAGGCGGTGAGACAACAGAAAGAGTAA
- the rplA gene encoding 50S ribosomal protein L1 — MSKAGKRYGVATEAVTRVGACDLAKAIEAVKSNAGAKFDETMEIAVCLGVDPKHADQMVRGTVVLPHGTGKSVRVLVFMKGEQEKDAREAGADYVGCEDLIEKIQQGWLEFDRAIATPNVMGLVGRLGKVLGPRGLMPNPKTGTVTFDVGKAVREFKGGKIEYRTEKAGIVHAPFGKASFTADQLRENAVALLEALLRAKPASSKGRYLNGVTISSTMGPGIKVELDTLVGLAKS; from the coding sequence ATGTCGAAAGCTGGAAAGCGCTATGGGGTGGCTACTGAGGCAGTGACACGGGTTGGTGCATGCGACTTGGCTAAGGCGATAGAGGCAGTAAAGTCGAATGCCGGCGCGAAGTTTGATGAGACCATGGAAATCGCTGTCTGCCTGGGGGTTGATCCGAAGCATGCCGATCAGATGGTGAGGGGCACGGTCGTGTTGCCTCATGGCACAGGGAAGAGTGTTCGGGTGCTGGTCTTCATGAAGGGCGAACAAGAGAAGGATGCGCGTGAGGCTGGCGCTGATTATGTTGGCTGTGAAGACCTGATAGAGAAGATTCAACAGGGATGGCTTGAGTTCGATCGGGCAATTGCTACCCCGAACGTCATGGGTCTGGTGGGACGCCTCGGAAAGGTTCTCGGACCTCGGGGATTGATGCCCAACCCTAAGACCGGCACCGTCACCTTCGATGTTGGAAAAGCGGTCAGGGAGTTTAAGGGCGGAAAGATTGAGTATCGCACGGAGAAGGCAGGGATCGTGCATGCGCCTTTCGGTAAGGCCTCCTTTACGGCGGACCAGCTCCGTGAGAATGCCGTGGCTTTGCTGGAGGCGTTGCTCCGGGCCAAGCCGGCCTCCAGCAAGGGTCGATACCTTAATGGGGTCACCATATCGTCAACAATGGGACCGGGTATAAAGGTGGAGCTTGACACCTTGGTGGGGTTGGCAAAGAGCTAG
- the rplK gene encoding 50S ribosomal protein L11, giving the protein MAKKVTAIVKLQVPAGKANPAPPVGPALGQHGVNIMEFCKAFNALTASEEGLVIPVVITIYADRSFTFITKTPPAAILLKQAVGIAKASKEPNRTKVGKVTRMQVEEIARTKMPDLNALSLESAVRIIEGTARTMGIDVV; this is encoded by the coding sequence ATGGCGAAAAAAGTTACAGCGATCGTAAAACTTCAGGTCCCAGCCGGTAAGGCCAACCCAGCGCCGCCGGTCGGCCCTGCACTCGGACAGCACGGCGTCAACATCATGGAGTTCTGTAAGGCCTTTAATGCACTGACAGCATCGGAAGAGGGCCTGGTGATCCCTGTTGTCATCACTATCTACGCGGACCGGTCCTTCACTTTCATCACCAAGACCCCCCCTGCAGCAATCCTGTTAAAGCAGGCCGTTGGGATCGCGAAGGCCTCTAAGGAACCGAACCGTACGAAGGTAGGCAAGGTGACCAGGATGCAGGTGGAAGAGATTGCGCGAACGAAGATGCCGGACTTGAATGCGCTATCACTTGAGTCGGCTGTCAGGATTATCGAGGGAACGGCGAGGACTATGGGGATTGATGTAGTCTAA
- the nusG gene encoding transcription termination/antitermination protein NusG produces MPQSWYVIHTYSGFENKVKGSIEQRAAAMGLADKISQVVIPTEDVVELKKGKRTVSSRKFLPGYVLIKAEMSEDIWYLVKNTPKVTGFVGPATQPTPVPEEQVQAILQQVEEGAERPKHRVMFLRGESVRVIDGPFANFTGLVDEVKPEKGRLKVMVSIFGRPTPVDLEFLQVEKV; encoded by the coding sequence ATGCCGCAAAGTTGGTATGTAATCCATACGTATTCGGGTTTTGAGAATAAGGTGAAGGGAAGCATTGAGCAGCGGGCTGCCGCCATGGGGCTAGCTGACAAGATCTCCCAGGTCGTTATTCCCACTGAAGACGTGGTCGAGCTCAAGAAGGGGAAACGAACGGTTTCCTCGCGGAAATTCCTTCCAGGGTACGTTCTGATCAAGGCAGAAATGTCGGAGGATATTTGGTATCTCGTCAAGAATACCCCGAAAGTGACTGGCTTTGTTGGCCCGGCTACGCAACCAACTCCAGTTCCAGAGGAACAGGTGCAAGCCATCCTGCAGCAGGTAGAGGAGGGGGCTGAGCGACCCAAACATAGGGTCATGTTCCTGCGTGGGGAAAGTGTTCGAGTTATCGACGGTCCGTTCGCCAACTTCACTGGCCTCGTTGATGAGGTTAAGCCCGAAAAGGGGCGGCTAAAGGTTATGGTCAGCATCTTCGGAAGGCCGACCCCGGTGGACCTTGAGTTCCTACAGGTTGAAAAGGTCTGA